The window TTACCGCACGGAAATACATCGGCAGTATTTACGCTCTGGTAGGCTCTTCACTATTTATGGCACAAACTGCCTTCTTATGGACAACAGGAGCCAACACCACCAACCTTGCCATTCTCTTCTTCGCCATCGTGGTTATGGTTATGTTCCACCGGGATATCGGCGAGCTTAACAAGAGGATCCTATTTATCGTTTTTGCAGTCGCTACCATTGTGTCACACTACGGAACAGCGTATATCTTCTTCTTTGTCCTACTGCTTACCTGGTTGGGAATAAAAATAGTACCCATAGTACTTAAGAGAAAGACCAGCACCTCGCCCGAAAACAACATCATCATAGAAGACCACTCATCAACTCCACCAGGGGTGAGTAACATCTCGAACAACAGCATCGCGACATCTCCTTCACCGGACCTCGGCGCTTCTCACTCTTATCTACGAAAGGGCGTAACAGCAGCTACGGTAACACTATTCTTCGTTATGCTCTTTTTTTGGTACAGCCAGGCAACTCAGGGGGCCTTTACTGCCGGCGTGACATTTATTGAAACGACCTTCGCCAATCTACACAACTGGTTTCTGCTCGAGTCCAGAGGTTCTACCATTACCACCGCCGTGGGGGAGGAAATAGCCTCTATTCCGCAGAAGATACGGCTGCTTTTCTCCTGGCTTACCCTAGCCCTCATCGCAACAGGCGTATTGAGCACCATAGTAAGATACAGGAGGACTATTGCCACCCGCCGGCCTGTAGAGAACAAGCCTGATTATTTACGTTCCCGGTTCGAGATGGAATACATCATCTTAACCCTAGCATGCAGCCTGATACTGGTAATTACCGTTATCGTCCCCTATGTATCACAGGGTTATTCCATGGAGAGGACATATTTCCAGGCACTGGCTGTCCTGTCTCCTTTCTTCGTCATCGGGGGCATTACGATAGCCAGGTGGCTTAGAGCAAGAGCCTACGCGATTGCCCTCCTCGTGCTAGTACCTTTCTTTATGTGCACTACCGGTACGATGTACCAGGTGTTTGACCAACCAGTCTCAATGGTCCTCAACTCGGCAGGCAGTGAATATCAGCTCTGGTACGTGCACAACCAGGACTCTCACGCCGCCCAATGGCTAGGCCAGCATACCAAAGGGCAGGAGCGCATATACTCCGGATCATGGCCGGGACCGCGTGTGCTGGAAAGTCAGGGCATGATAGAAAGGAATCGCACATTCATAGACCGGGAGATTCCACTCGCGGATTGGGATCCCGCCAGTATACACGGAAATATTTACCTTAGATACACTGACATTACTCTCAATAGCGTTGTAGAAGAACACCCGGAAATATTTGTTGACAAGAGCAAAATCTATACTACCAATGGCTCAGTGGTATACAGGTAAGGAATACTCCAGATAGAATCTAAGAGCAACTGTCCTGGTTCTCAGGGGAAGGTCAAATCTAGCTGTATACTTACAGTTCTCAATGATTCTTGAACGGTTTATACTTACCAAAGCTATAGAGTTTAGGAAAGATGACTTTACGCAGCTCTTCGATGGCAAATAGCCCTCCGGCAGCCAGTACCACGATGCCCCATTCGGTCAGCGTTAGCGGAACGGTACCGAAAGCCGCCTGCATGAATGGTGCATAAACTACCGCAATCTGCAATAGCACCGCCAGACCGATAGACAATACCAGGGCACGGTTACGGAAGATACCCAGCCTGAATACCGTATGCTCATCGGAGCGGGCACTGAAAGCCGTAAACCACTCACAAGCCACGATGGTACAGAAAGCCAGCGTCCGGGCTTCATCGATACTCATTCTGGCTTCAGCCCAGCGGAAGATCAGGAAAGTCCCCAGTCCGATCAGCACTGCCATCACCATCGTCCTTACGAATAGTCCGGAATACATAAGACCCACTCCGGGATGGCGGGGCGGTTGTTTCAGCTCATCACCGAATTTCGGTTCCATGCCGAGAGGAATATCTCCGGCCGTATCTGTGACCAGGTTAATCCAGAGAATCTGCACCGCCAGCAAAGGCGACTGGCCGATGAATACTAGGGTCAGTATCAGGGTAACCAGCTCACCCAAATTGGTGTTCAAGGTATAGAAAAGAACGTTCCTCAGCCGGTTGAAAATAGCCCTGCCTTCATCAACCGCCGATACTACGGAAGCGAAGTTATCGTCCGCCAGGACCATATCGCTGGCCTCCTTGGAGACATCCGTTCCGGCGATACCCATAGCAACCCCGATATCAGCCGCTTTTAGTGCCGGAGCATCATTGACACCATCACCGGTCATCGCCACGATTTCTCCATTGGCCTTGAGAGCGTTCACGATCCTCATCTTATGCAGCGGCTCGATTCGTGCAAAAACCGAAATATCTTTGATCTCATTGGCCAGATCCTCATCGCTCATCTTCTGCAGTTCAGCACCCGTTACCGCTCTTCCCGAAGGGAGCCCAATCTGGCCCGCCACCGATTCCGCGGTTATCTTATTATCGCCGGTTATCATCTTT is drawn from Dehalococcoidales bacterium and contains these coding sequences:
- a CDS encoding DUF2206 domain-containing protein, with amino-acid sequence MTGRSITTSPDKWFGPIAAVVAITSISVVLDIPVLKQLSGFIFLTFVPGFLFLSILKLNRLGIAEKLALSVGLSIAFTMLFGWAFNSSAFALGDTKPLGTNTLLISFSTAIIIMAVIAYAINGESTFANLVPRLTVREKLFLIVPSVFPLLSIFGMYTMEATSSNLFLILLLFLILAYIVFLSFYHRQASERIVPIAILLISISLVLMLALRSSHILGSDIHELYYLFQTTLQEGHWRIVGYGTLDACLSASILPAIYQSFLNINPEYLFKLITPLLFSVSPLVIYITARKYIGSIYALVGSSLFMAQTAFLWTTGANTTNLAILFFAIVVMVMFHRDIGELNKRILFIVFAVATIVSHYGTAYIFFFVLLLTWLGIKIVPIVLKRKTSTSPENNIIIEDHSSTPPGVSNISNNSIATSPSPDLGASHSYLRKGVTAATVTLFFVMLFFWYSQATQGAFTAGVTFIETTFANLHNWFLLESRGSTITTAVGEEIASIPQKIRLLFSWLTLALIATGVLSTIVRYRRTIATRRPVENKPDYLRSRFEMEYIILTLACSLILVITVIVPYVSQGYSMERTYFQALAVLSPFFVIGGITIARWLRARAYAIALLVLVPFFMCTTGTMYQVFDQPVSMVLNSAGSEYQLWYVHNQDSHAAQWLGQHTKGQERIYSGSWPGPRVLESQGMIERNRTFIDREIPLADWDPASIHGNIYLRYTDITLNSVVEEHPEIFVDKSKIYTTNGSVVYR